One Burkholderia cepacia genomic window carries:
- a CDS encoding NCS2 family permease, with amino-acid sequence MSDTPVQPAAGVGAQAAFGANGAIDRYFGISSRGSTQRTEIVAGVTTFLAMVYSVFVVPGMFGKAGFDTSAVFVAVCLTTAFGSLLMGLWAKLPIAIGCAISLTAFTAFGLVLGKGLHPTVALGAVFLMGVVFTGISVTGVRSWILRNLPAGVAHGTGIGIGLFLLLIASNDVGLVIKNPGAGLPVSLGQVTALPVIMSVVGLAAIFGLEKRRVPGGILLVVIAISIFGLIFDPAVKYHGIFALPSLSAPGHASLIGAMDIKGALSMAVLPSVLALVMTAVFDATGTIRAVAGQAGQLDENGRIINGGRALTADSISSIFSGFLGGAPAAAYIESSVGVAAGAKTGLAAAVVGLLFLVVMFFSPLAGLVPSYATAPALMYVGLLMLGSVSKLHMDDMVDAMSGLVCAVFIVLTANIVTGIMLGFSTLVIGRIASGEFRKLNVGTVLIAAVLVTFYLGGWAI; translated from the coding sequence ATGAGTGATACCCCGGTGCAGCCGGCCGCCGGCGTCGGCGCGCAAGCGGCGTTCGGCGCGAACGGCGCCATCGACCGGTACTTCGGCATTTCGTCGCGCGGCAGCACGCAACGCACCGAGATCGTCGCCGGCGTCACCACCTTCCTCGCGATGGTCTATTCCGTGTTCGTCGTGCCCGGCATGTTCGGCAAGGCCGGCTTCGACACGAGCGCCGTGTTCGTCGCGGTCTGCCTCACGACCGCGTTCGGCTCGCTGCTGATGGGCCTGTGGGCGAAGCTGCCGATCGCGATCGGCTGCGCGATCTCGCTGACCGCGTTCACCGCGTTCGGCCTCGTGCTCGGCAAGGGGCTGCATCCGACGGTCGCGCTCGGCGCCGTGTTCCTGATGGGCGTCGTGTTCACCGGCATCTCGGTCACCGGCGTGCGTTCGTGGATCCTGCGCAACCTGCCCGCGGGCGTCGCGCACGGCACCGGGATCGGCATCGGCCTGTTCCTGCTGCTGATCGCGTCGAACGACGTCGGCCTCGTGATCAAGAACCCGGGCGCCGGCCTGCCGGTCTCGCTCGGCCAGGTCACCGCACTCCCGGTCATCATGTCGGTCGTCGGCCTCGCCGCGATCTTCGGCCTCGAGAAGCGTCGCGTGCCGGGCGGCATCCTGCTCGTCGTGATCGCGATCTCGATCTTCGGGCTGATCTTCGATCCCGCCGTGAAGTACCACGGCATCTTCGCGCTGCCGTCGCTGAGCGCACCGGGCCACGCGTCGCTGATCGGCGCGATGGACATCAAGGGCGCGCTGTCGATGGCCGTGCTGCCGAGCGTGCTGGCGCTGGTGATGACCGCCGTGTTCGACGCGACCGGCACGATCCGCGCGGTCGCGGGCCAGGCCGGCCAGCTCGACGAGAACGGCCGCATCATCAACGGCGGCCGCGCGCTGACCGCCGATTCGATCAGCTCGATCTTCTCCGGTTTCCTCGGCGGCGCGCCGGCGGCGGCCTACATCGAGTCGAGCGTCGGCGTGGCCGCCGGCGCGAAGACTGGCCTCGCAGCCGCCGTGGTCGGCCTGCTGTTCCTCGTCGTGATGTTCTTCTCGCCGCTCGCGGGCCTCGTGCCGTCGTACGCCACCGCACCCGCGCTGATGTACGTCGGCCTGCTGATGCTCGGCAGCGTGAGCAAGCTGCACATGGACGACATGGTCGACGCGATGTCGGGCCTCGTGTGCGCGGTGTTCATCGTGCTGACCGCGAACATCGTGACGGGCATCATGCTCGGCTTCTCGACGCTCGTGATCGGTCGCATCGCCAGCGGCGAATTCCGCAAGCTGAACGTCGGCACCGTGCTCATCGCGGCCGTGCTCGTCACGTTCTATCTCGGCGGCTGGGCGATCTGA
- a CDS encoding NAD(P)/FAD-dependent oxidoreductase, which translates to MATPLFPPATDRAPRLPRIVIVGGGAGGLHLATRLGDAVGQRGLADVVLVDRYPTHFWKPLLHEAASGHRDPASHTIEYAAQAKRHGFRFVQGALQRVDRARRVATIGAVRDGDGSEILPPRDVHYDDLVLAVGSVTNFFNVPGAARHALPLENLDQAEDFRRKFLAACTKANHLAERQPDRRAPPVCINVIGAGATGVELAAALTHAIDQLAAYRFNALSPDRDVHIRLIEGGPRILPALDERLSARMHAQLTALHVDVLTSTRVAEVGADAIVTATGERLASDITIWAAGVAGPAMLREIGDIALNRANQVIVTDTLQTPDDPHVYAFGDCAACPTAGASGFLPPRAQVAYQQAVYLSQAFARRLSGRPVAGFTFRDAGTVVSLGHAGAVYQADLGVRSRSLIVDGLAAIGLYKFLYRKHLFSVVGVKRALFQSLSHWLQSRNQPSIKLH; encoded by the coding sequence ATGGCCACGCCCCTCTTCCCCCCAGCAACGGATCGCGCACCGCGCCTGCCGCGCATCGTGATCGTCGGCGGCGGCGCCGGCGGCCTGCACCTCGCCACGCGTCTCGGCGACGCCGTCGGGCAGCGCGGCCTGGCGGACGTCGTGCTCGTCGACCGCTACCCGACGCACTTCTGGAAGCCGCTGCTGCACGAAGCCGCGTCGGGCCATCGCGATCCGGCATCGCACACGATCGAGTACGCGGCGCAAGCAAAGCGCCACGGTTTCCGTTTCGTGCAGGGCGCGCTGCAGCGCGTGGACCGGGCGCGGCGCGTCGCGACGATCGGCGCCGTACGCGACGGCGACGGCTCGGAAATCCTGCCGCCGCGGGACGTGCACTACGACGACCTCGTGCTCGCCGTCGGCAGCGTGACGAACTTCTTCAACGTGCCGGGTGCGGCGCGCCACGCGCTGCCGCTCGAAAATCTCGACCAGGCCGAGGATTTCCGCCGGAAGTTCCTCGCGGCGTGCACGAAGGCCAACCATCTGGCGGAACGGCAGCCGGACCGGCGCGCGCCGCCCGTCTGCATCAACGTGATCGGCGCGGGTGCGACGGGCGTCGAGCTGGCCGCCGCGCTCACGCACGCGATCGATCAGCTCGCGGCCTATCGCTTCAACGCGCTGAGCCCGGATCGCGACGTGCACATCCGGTTGATCGAAGGCGGCCCGCGCATCCTGCCGGCGCTCGACGAACGCCTGTCCGCACGCATGCACGCGCAGCTCACCGCGTTGCACGTCGACGTGCTGACGAGCACGCGCGTGGCAGAAGTCGGCGCGGACGCGATCGTGACCGCGACGGGCGAACGGCTCGCGAGCGACATCACGATCTGGGCGGCCGGCGTGGCAGGCCCCGCGATGCTGCGCGAAATCGGCGACATCGCGCTCAATCGTGCGAACCAGGTGATCGTGACCGATACGCTGCAGACGCCCGACGATCCGCACGTGTATGCGTTCGGCGACTGCGCCGCATGCCCGACGGCGGGCGCGAGCGGCTTCCTGCCGCCGCGCGCGCAGGTCGCGTACCAGCAGGCCGTGTACTTGAGCCAGGCTTTCGCGCGGCGGCTGTCCGGCAGGCCGGTGGCCGGCTTCACGTTCCGCGACGCAGGCACCGTCGTGTCGCTCGGGCATGCGGGCGCCGTGTACCAGGCCGACCTCGGCGTGCGTTCGCGCTCGCTGATCGTCGACGGGCTCGCCGCGATCGGCCTGTACAAGTTCCTGTATCGCAAGCACCTGTTCAGCGTGGTCGGCGTGAAGCGCGCGCTGTTCCAGTCGCTGAGCCACTGGCTGCAAAGCCGCAACCAGCCGTCGATCAAGCTGCATTGA
- a CDS encoding phosphatase — protein MVIEAIVTRLDAAFEQIEATPDSRESQQQRETILQWLDHASAEGYRLGLVTTLPAARFSALFEGQFGRANLDRFSVVVADAGQPSVDASQHPFDVALQALGVPRECAAAVASSERERREAEIYGMSRCVQIADVARAAAPLGHC, from the coding sequence GTGGTTATCGAAGCCATCGTCACCCGTCTCGACGCAGCGTTTGAACAGATCGAAGCGACCCCCGACTCGCGCGAATCGCAGCAGCAGCGCGAGACCATCCTGCAGTGGCTCGATCATGCTTCGGCGGAAGGCTATCGCCTCGGCCTCGTGACGACCCTGCCGGCGGCGCGGTTCAGCGCGCTGTTCGAAGGCCAGTTCGGCCGCGCGAACCTCGACCGCTTCTCGGTCGTCGTCGCGGATGCCGGCCAGCCGTCCGTGGACGCGAGCCAGCATCCTTTCGACGTCGCGCTGCAGGCACTCGGCGTGCCGCGGGAATGTGCGGCGGCGGTCGCCAGCAGCGAGCGCGAACGCCGGGAGGCGGAAATCTACGGCATGTCCCGCTGCGTGCAAATCGCCGACGTCGCGCGCGCCGCCGCGCCGCTCGGCCACTGCTGA
- a CDS encoding GlxA family transcriptional regulator, translated as MAIVRIWVYDGILASGVAGPIDVFNAANSLGASTSSPKLVWRVESLDGQPVRAASGQAIAVDGRIDARKRADAILVAAPFVADMDTFLACGDRVRALSSALRRQHRAGALLASYCTGSYLLAEAGLLDGRIATTHWARATDFLRRYPKVELRAHEVLTEQAGIVCSGAVTSYLNLALRVVERLADARLAARVAKLLLIDVNRASQASYATLLDDHGHTDPLVARAQRWMEATLRQRFRLADLAAELAVSERTLNRRFRQAVGDAPLGYLQTLRVEVAKRLLEAGNVGLDAIGEQVGYGDLSTFRQLFKRKTGLSPREYQRRFAQSLEPGVDDDAVDRPAGR; from the coding sequence ATGGCCATCGTCCGCATCTGGGTCTACGACGGAATCCTGGCGTCCGGCGTCGCCGGCCCGATCGACGTGTTCAACGCCGCGAACAGCCTGGGCGCGAGCACGTCGTCGCCGAAACTCGTCTGGCGCGTCGAGTCGCTCGACGGCCAGCCCGTGCGCGCCGCCTCCGGGCAGGCCATCGCGGTGGACGGGCGCATCGACGCCCGCAAGCGCGCCGACGCGATCCTCGTGGCCGCGCCGTTCGTCGCCGACATGGACACGTTCCTCGCCTGCGGCGACCGGGTGCGCGCGCTGTCGTCCGCGCTGCGCCGCCAGCATCGGGCCGGCGCGTTGCTCGCGTCGTATTGCACCGGCAGTTACCTGCTGGCCGAGGCCGGGCTGCTCGACGGCCGGATCGCGACGACCCACTGGGCGAGGGCGACGGATTTCCTGCGGCGCTACCCGAAGGTCGAACTGCGTGCGCATGAAGTCCTGACGGAGCAGGCCGGCATCGTGTGCAGCGGCGCGGTGACGTCCTATCTCAACCTGGCGCTGCGCGTCGTCGAACGGCTCGCCGATGCGCGGCTGGCGGCGCGCGTCGCGAAGCTGCTGCTGATCGACGTCAATCGTGCGTCGCAAGCGTCGTATGCGACGCTGCTCGACGACCACGGGCATACCGACCCGCTCGTCGCGCGCGCCCAGCGCTGGATGGAGGCGACGCTGCGGCAACGATTCCGGCTGGCCGACCTCGCCGCCGAGCTGGCCGTCAGCGAGCGCACGCTCAACCGGCGTTTCCGGCAGGCGGTGGGCGATGCGCCGCTGGGGTATCTGCAGACGTTGCGCGTCGAGGTCGCCAAGCGCTTGCTGGAGGCGGGCAACGTCGGCCTCGACGCGATCGGCGAGCAGGTCGGCTACGGCGACCTGAGCACGTTCCGGCAGTTGTTCAAGCGCAAGACGGGGCTGTCGCCGCGCGAGTACCAGCGCCGGTTCGCGCAATCGCTGGAGCCCGGCGTGGACGACGATGCCGTCGATCGTCCGGCGGGACGGTGA
- a CDS encoding AraC family transcriptional regulator, whose amino-acid sequence MSNATPAAHPDHGVPVILRSSAERGWQGFGASLLEIRAGTYRIPAAEHHRIGVHIGGPVRADCVCDGSRSARIQAHGDVDVIPAGLPGQWTDSADCRILRISISDAFARATFDQLELKPSQGQIRRRLQVRDPRLQHIAWAMAAELEAEDASDPLYAESLCTALVARLVDGQPAFRERRRTLAPKAAARVIDYVEANLERRMTLAELAALVSISVPHFKVLFRETLGMPVHQYVVRRRVERAKALLLEGRLSISQIALEAGFAHQSHMANWMNRLLGATPREIARSAANATLPARPQRCQPGTGRIEPRLPPN is encoded by the coding sequence ATGAGCAATGCGACTCCGGCCGCGCACCCGGACCACGGCGTGCCGGTCATCCTGCGTTCCAGCGCCGAACGCGGCTGGCAGGGCTTCGGCGCGTCGCTGCTGGAAATCCGCGCGGGCACCTACCGCATTCCGGCGGCCGAGCATCACCGGATCGGCGTGCATATCGGCGGGCCCGTGCGCGCGGATTGCGTGTGCGACGGGAGCCGGTCCGCGCGCATTCAGGCGCATGGCGACGTCGACGTGATTCCGGCCGGCCTGCCCGGCCAGTGGACCGACAGCGCCGACTGCCGGATCCTGCGCATTTCGATCAGCGACGCGTTCGCGCGCGCGACCTTCGACCAGCTCGAACTGAAGCCGTCGCAGGGGCAGATCCGCCGCCGGCTGCAGGTGCGCGACCCGCGCCTTCAGCACATCGCGTGGGCGATGGCGGCCGAACTCGAAGCGGAGGACGCGTCGGATCCGCTCTATGCGGAAAGCCTGTGCACGGCGCTCGTCGCGCGGCTGGTCGACGGCCAGCCGGCGTTTCGCGAGCGCCGCCGCACGCTCGCGCCGAAGGCGGCCGCGCGCGTGATCGACTATGTCGAAGCGAATCTCGAGCGGCGCATGACGCTTGCCGAACTCGCGGCGCTCGTGTCGATCAGCGTCCCGCATTTCAAGGTGCTGTTCCGCGAAACGCTCGGGATGCCCGTGCACCAGTACGTCGTGCGGCGCCGGGTCGAGCGGGCGAAGGCGTTGCTGCTCGAAGGCCGGCTGAGTATCAGCCAGATCGCGCTCGAAGCCGGGTTTGCGCACCAGAGTCACATGGCGAACTGGATGAACCGCCTGCTCGGCGCGACGCCGCGCGAGATTGCCCGCTCGGCGGCGAACGCGACGCTGCCCGCCCGGCCCCAGCGATGCCAGCCGGGCACCGGCAGGATCGAGCCGAGGCTGCCGCCGAATTGA
- a CDS encoding LysR family transcriptional regulator — MYSLIGKTATFRQLKALDMIARLGSVSRAAEELNLTQPAVSLQVRLLEEAVGAALLQRVGRGVQLTAAGEIVSRYAREILHLWSEAGDEVAALTGDLGGTLRIGAITTAEYLIPPLLVKFTATRPHVKTYFKVGNRDDIIRMLATHEIDLAVMGSAPKELRTHAVEFAKHPMVFVAAPGHPLMQRKRISLKDLESAHLLVRERGAGTRSTVENLFKSSGFKFHVGSELSSNEAIKQMAEAGLGVAFLSLHACALELRTGLLGQLPFPGNPIEREWYVVTLADRRISQVTGLFRDFLIKQGAPVIDGATVAPHERRRK, encoded by the coding sequence ATGTATTCACTTATAGGAAAGACCGCGACGTTCCGGCAGCTGAAGGCGCTGGACATGATTGCGCGGCTCGGCAGCGTGTCGCGGGCGGCCGAGGAACTGAACCTGACGCAGCCGGCCGTGTCGCTGCAGGTTCGCCTGCTCGAGGAGGCGGTGGGCGCCGCTTTGCTGCAGCGGGTGGGGCGCGGGGTGCAGCTGACCGCGGCCGGCGAGATCGTGTCGCGCTATGCGCGCGAGATCCTGCATCTGTGGAGCGAGGCCGGCGACGAAGTGGCTGCGCTGACCGGCGATCTCGGCGGCACGCTGCGGATCGGCGCGATCACGACGGCCGAGTACCTGATTCCGCCGCTGCTCGTGAAATTCACCGCGACGCGTCCGCACGTGAAGACCTATTTCAAGGTTGGAAATCGCGACGACATCATCCGCATGCTCGCCACGCATGAAATCGATCTCGCGGTGATGGGCAGCGCGCCGAAGGAGTTGCGTACGCATGCGGTGGAGTTCGCGAAGCACCCGATGGTGTTCGTCGCGGCGCCGGGCCATCCGCTGATGCAGCGCAAGCGCATCTCGCTGAAGGATCTCGAATCCGCGCACCTGCTCGTGCGCGAACGCGGCGCGGGCACGCGCTCGACCGTCGAGAACCTGTTCAAGTCGTCAGGGTTCAAGTTTCATGTGGGCTCCGAACTGTCGAGCAACGAGGCGATCAAGCAGATGGCCGAAGCCGGGCTCGGTGTCGCGTTCCTGTCGTTGCACGCGTGTGCACTCGAACTGCGCACCGGGCTGCTCGGGCAACTGCCGTTCCCCGGCAACCCGATCGAACGCGAATGGTATGTGGTCACGCTCGCCGACCGGCGCATTTCGCAGGTCACGGGGCTGTTCCGCGATTTCCTGATCAAGCAGGGCGCGCCGGTGATCGACGGCGCGACGGTGGCGCCGCACGAGCGGCGGCGCAAGTGA
- a CDS encoding DUF4377 domain-containing protein, with protein sequence MNRIFRGLALTAALAGVAGLAACETGAGNVQASAARPADGRPVTKTVYVAPQTRRCVGVAPMACLQVRDRPDGEWSLWYAGIEGFDFKPGFLYELQIDEYKVAQPPADGSSIRWVLKRVVSRTPASE encoded by the coding sequence ATGAATCGGATTTTTCGCGGATTGGCATTGACGGCGGCGCTGGCCGGTGTGGCCGGACTCGCCGCGTGTGAAACCGGCGCAGGCAATGTGCAGGCATCCGCCGCACGGCCGGCGGATGGCCGGCCGGTCACGAAAACCGTCTACGTCGCGCCGCAGACCAGGCGCTGCGTGGGCGTCGCGCCGATGGCGTGCCTGCAGGTGCGCGACCGGCCCGACGGCGAATGGAGCCTGTGGTACGCAGGCATCGAAGGCTTCGACTTCAAGCCGGGCTTCCTCTACGAACTCCAGATCGACGAATACAAGGTCGCGCAGCCGCCGGCCGACGGCTCGTCGATCCGCTGGGTGCTGAAGCGCGTCGTGTCGCGCACGCCGGCAAGCGAGTGA
- a CDS encoding NADH:flavin oxidoreductase/NADH oxidase family protein, translated as MTTPLFAPLTLPNGATLPNRIAKAAMEENMADPGQLPGEALRRLYAAWGAGGAGLLITGNVMIDARALTGPGGVVLERDTPLEPFRAWAAAARRHGARVWMQINHPGRQVLAAMGRDGWAPSAVPVDLGRHSKLIATPREMTEAEIHEVIERFADTAAAAEAAGFDGVQIHAAHGYLISQFLSPLTNRRQDDWGGSPENRARLLMSVVRAVRARVGAAFSVAVKLNSADFQRGGFSEDDAKQIVLQLNALPVDLVELSGGSYEVPAMQGRTADGRTLAREAYFLEFARDIAAIARMPVMTTGGIRRQPVAEAVLEHGVAMVGIATALASVPDLPKRWRDGQAIDAPVVQVNWRDKGAAGLATMALVKRSLRAIGAGQRPRRRYSAVLSLVLDQLRTRRLTQRYRRWNPAGA; from the coding sequence ATGACGACACCGCTCTTTGCACCGCTGACGCTGCCCAACGGCGCCACCCTGCCCAACCGCATCGCGAAGGCCGCGATGGAAGAGAACATGGCCGACCCGGGCCAGTTGCCCGGCGAAGCGCTGCGCCGCCTGTACGCCGCGTGGGGCGCCGGCGGCGCAGGCCTGCTGATCACCGGCAACGTGATGATCGACGCGCGCGCGCTGACCGGCCCGGGCGGCGTCGTGCTGGAACGCGACACGCCGCTCGAGCCGTTCCGCGCGTGGGCGGCCGCAGCGCGCCGGCACGGTGCGCGCGTATGGATGCAGATCAACCACCCCGGGCGGCAGGTGCTGGCGGCAATGGGCCGCGACGGCTGGGCGCCGTCCGCCGTGCCGGTCGACCTCGGCCGGCACAGCAAGCTGATCGCGACGCCGCGCGAGATGACCGAAGCCGAGATCCACGAGGTGATCGAGCGCTTCGCCGACACCGCGGCGGCGGCCGAGGCGGCCGGATTCGACGGCGTGCAGATCCATGCGGCGCACGGCTACCTGATCTCGCAGTTCCTGTCGCCGCTGACCAACCGGCGCCAGGACGACTGGGGCGGCTCGCCGGAGAACCGCGCGCGGCTGCTGATGTCGGTCGTGCGCGCGGTGCGCGCGCGGGTCGGCGCCGCGTTCAGCGTCGCGGTCAAGCTCAATTCCGCGGACTTCCAGCGCGGCGGGTTTTCAGAGGACGACGCGAAGCAGATCGTGCTGCAGCTCAACGCTTTGCCCGTCGATCTCGTCGAACTGTCGGGCGGCAGCTATGAAGTGCCGGCGATGCAGGGCCGCACCGCGGACGGGCGCACGCTGGCCCGCGAAGCGTATTTCCTCGAGTTCGCGCGCGACATCGCCGCGATCGCCCGGATGCCGGTGATGACGACCGGCGGCATTCGCCGGCAGCCCGTCGCGGAAGCGGTGCTCGAGCACGGCGTGGCGATGGTCGGCATCGCGACCGCGCTGGCGTCCGTCCCGGACCTGCCGAAACGCTGGCGCGACGGTCAGGCGATCGACGCGCCCGTCGTGCAGGTCAACTGGCGCGACAAGGGCGCCGCCGGCCTGGCCACGATGGCGCTCGTCAAGCGCAGCCTGCGCGCGATCGGGGCGGGACAGCGTCCGCGGCGTCGCTACTCGGCGGTCCTGAGCCTCGTGCTCGACCAGCTCCGCACGCGCAGGCTGACGCAGCGGTATCGCCGATGGAACCCTGCGGGGGCCTGA
- a CDS encoding LysR family transcriptional regulator: protein MNWDDARIFVALHRERTLRAAARALDIDQATVGRRLAALERALGATLFLRTSNGYELTPVGRIAIRAAEAMEQSAHDLVRHTQGVDKRLAGEVKLSTTDALAQEYVMPAIERLHAKHPDVSVLLDTTTQVLNLAKREADIAIRTVKPRNPDLLARRLASWEVGLFASPDYVRRHGEPVPGERFAGHDLVVYQPHFAKARVPSFVGEPLADGRIVARLNTNLTLRAASKAGLGLCELPVQMGERDGLVRVWPDRANDAQYEIWLVTHQDLRHTARIRVTIDEIVAAFGA, encoded by the coding sequence ATGAACTGGGACGACGCGCGCATTTTCGTCGCGCTCCATCGGGAACGGACCCTGCGCGCCGCTGCGCGCGCGCTCGATATCGACCAGGCGACGGTCGGCAGGCGGCTCGCGGCGCTCGAGCGGGCGCTCGGGGCGACGCTGTTCCTGCGCACGTCGAACGGCTATGAATTGACGCCGGTCGGCCGGATCGCGATCCGCGCGGCCGAGGCGATGGAACAGTCCGCGCACGATCTCGTGCGCCACACGCAAGGCGTCGACAAGCGCCTGGCCGGCGAGGTGAAGCTGTCGACCACGGACGCGCTCGCGCAGGAATACGTGATGCCGGCGATCGAGCGCCTGCATGCGAAGCATCCGGACGTGTCGGTGCTGCTCGACACGACGACGCAGGTTCTCAATCTCGCGAAGCGCGAGGCCGACATCGCGATCCGGACCGTCAAGCCGCGCAATCCGGACCTGCTCGCGCGCCGGCTCGCGAGCTGGGAAGTCGGGCTGTTCGCGTCACCCGACTATGTGCGCCGCCACGGCGAACCGGTGCCGGGCGAGCGTTTCGCCGGGCACGATCTGGTCGTCTACCAGCCGCATTTCGCGAAGGCGCGCGTGCCGTCGTTCGTCGGGGAACCGCTGGCTGACGGCCGCATCGTCGCGCGGCTCAACACGAACCTGACGCTGCGCGCAGCATCGAAGGCCGGGCTCGGCCTCTGCGAGCTCCCGGTGCAGATGGGCGAACGCGACGGCCTCGTGCGCGTCTGGCCCGATCGCGCGAACGATGCGCAGTACGAAATCTGGCTCGTCACGCATCAGGACCTGCGGCACACCGCGCGCATCCGCGTGACGATCGACGAGATCGTCGCCGCGTTCGGCGCATAG
- a CDS encoding MerR family transcriptional regulator has translation MKIGELAARTGMTTSAIRFYEQSGLLPPAGRGANGYRIYDEAAAERLRQIQLAQRLGFSLDEMRGVAEDMDAFAKEGLLARIDERLHEIDALRVKLDGQRRELQRIRDTLQAEWEAGRCLKVDALQADAPAAAAKGRRARRAAPAQDFGARRKAAGNP, from the coding sequence ATGAAGATCGGGGAATTGGCCGCACGGACCGGCATGACGACGTCCGCCATCCGCTTCTACGAACAGAGCGGCCTGTTGCCGCCGGCCGGACGCGGCGCGAACGGCTACCGGATCTACGACGAAGCCGCGGCGGAGCGGCTGCGGCAGATCCAGCTCGCGCAGCGGCTCGGTTTCTCGCTGGATGAAATGCGCGGCGTCGCCGAGGACATGGACGCGTTCGCGAAGGAGGGCCTGCTCGCGCGCATCGACGAGCGGTTGCACGAGATCGACGCGCTGCGCGTCAAGCTGGACGGGCAGCGCCGGGAGTTGCAGCGGATTCGCGACACGCTTCAGGCCGAATGGGAAGCGGGGCGGTGCCTCAAGGTGGATGCGCTGCAAGCGGATGCGCCGGCGGCCGCCGCGAAGGGCCGGCGCGCCCGGCGGGCCGCGCCTGCGCAGGATTTCGGCGCGCGCAGGAAAGCGGCCGGCAATCCGTAG
- a CDS encoding NAD(P)H-quinone oxidoreductase yields the protein MTAIEITQPGAPDVLAPVQRPVPAPAADQVLIRVHAAGVNGPDVLQRKGLYDPPPGASDIPGLEIAGEIVAVGRDVTRFAVGERVCALITGGGYAEYAVAHESNALAIPDGLSMVEAAAMPETFLTVWLNLFQRGRFAAGDSVLIHGGASGIGTTATMLAKAFGASTIITTVSSDVQRDASRALGADVVVNYRNEDFVEAAMRATHGRGVDVVVDIVAGDYVARNYAAAAMNGRIVQIGVIKGPAQALDLFPMLTKRLTHLGSTLRSRTPAEKAALIEDLERAVWPHIRRGTVKPLIDRTFDLDDARAAHALMEAGAHIGKVVLTTAAARAA from the coding sequence ATGACCGCGATCGAGATCACCCAGCCGGGCGCGCCCGACGTGCTGGCGCCCGTGCAGCGGCCGGTGCCCGCGCCGGCCGCCGATCAAGTGCTGATCCGGGTTCACGCCGCCGGCGTGAACGGCCCGGACGTGCTGCAACGCAAGGGGTTGTATGATCCGCCGCCGGGCGCGTCGGACATTCCGGGCCTCGAAATCGCGGGCGAGATCGTCGCCGTCGGGCGCGACGTGACGCGGTTCGCAGTGGGCGAGCGCGTGTGCGCGTTGATCACGGGCGGCGGCTATGCGGAGTACGCGGTGGCGCACGAAAGCAACGCGCTGGCGATTCCCGACGGCCTGTCGATGGTCGAAGCGGCCGCGATGCCCGAGACCTTCCTGACGGTGTGGCTGAACCTGTTCCAGCGTGGCCGGTTCGCGGCGGGCGACAGCGTGCTGATTCACGGCGGCGCGTCCGGCATCGGCACCACGGCGACGATGCTTGCGAAGGCGTTCGGCGCGTCGACGATCATCACGACCGTCAGTTCCGACGTGCAGCGCGACGCGAGCCGCGCGCTCGGCGCCGATGTCGTGGTGAATTACCGGAACGAGGATTTCGTCGAAGCGGCGATGCGCGCGACGCATGGGCGCGGTGTCGACGTGGTCGTCGATATCGTCGCCGGCGATTACGTCGCGCGGAATTACGCGGCGGCCGCGATGAACGGCCGCATCGTGCAGATCGGCGTGATCAAGGGGCCGGCGCAGGCGCTCGACCTGTTCCCGATGCTGACGAAGCGCCTCACGCACCTCGGCTCGACGCTGCGCTCACGCACGCCGGCGGAAAAGGCGGCGCTGATCGAGGATCTCGAGCGGGCGGTCTGGCCGCACATCCGTCGCGGCACGGTGAAGCCGCTGATCGATCGGACCTTCGACCTCGACGATGCGCGCGCCGCTCACGCACTGATGGAGGCGGGCGCGCACATCGGCAAGGTCGTGCTGACGACTGCGGCGGCGCGCGCCGCGTGA
- a CDS encoding tautomerase family protein translates to MPMIDALIPQDALTPEAEARLLKEMTDILLRAEGFEPDNANAQSVSVLFLHRPAATYVGGVPSARPRYRIVPTVPEGQYTDAARETLVREITAAVVRAEGGTHEDVAPRVWVFPKEMPDGQWGSRGTIRRLPDIQAFIAGEHERQTGAQRLARRRRDKARAVLASAVDAIDRND, encoded by the coding sequence ATGCCGATGATCGACGCATTGATTCCGCAGGACGCACTGACGCCCGAAGCCGAGGCGCGCCTGCTCAAGGAGATGACGGACATCCTGTTGCGGGCCGAAGGCTTCGAGCCGGACAACGCGAACGCGCAAAGCGTGTCCGTGCTGTTTCTGCATCGCCCCGCCGCGACGTACGTGGGCGGCGTGCCGTCGGCGCGGCCGCGCTACCGGATCGTGCCGACGGTGCCGGAAGGGCAATACACGGATGCCGCGCGGGAAACGCTCGTCAGGGAGATCACCGCGGCCGTCGTGCGCGCCGAAGGCGGCACGCACGAGGACGTCGCGCCGCGCGTATGGGTGTTTCCGAAGGAGATGCCGGACGGCCAGTGGGGCTCGCGCGGCACGATCCGCAGGCTCCCCGACATCCAGGCGTTCATCGCCGGCGAGCACGAACGGCAGACGGGCGCGCAGCGGCTCGCGCGGCGGCGGCGCGACAAGGCGCGCGCGGTGCTGGCAAGTGCCGTCGACGCGATCGACCGGAACGACTGA